The Parambassis ranga chromosome 13, fParRan2.1, whole genome shotgun sequence genome contains the following window.
agacactgacagagacttcagaggacagacagacactgacagagacttcagaggacagacagacactgacagacttcagaggacagacttcagaggacagacagacaccaacagaaagatactgacagtcttcagaggacagaggacagatactgacagtcttcagaggacagaggacagatactgacagtcttcagaggacagataCTGAATGActccagaggacagacagacaccgaCAGACTCCAgagaacagacagacactgacagtcttcagaggacagacagacactgatagagacttcagaggacagacagacactgacagagacttcagaggacagacagacaccgaCAGACCCTAACCCTAAACGGCCGTGACAGGTATAATGTGTCCTGTCAACAAGCAggtaaagctgtgtgtgtgttgtgtcttcataatgtttctgtgtcagcagtgttatttctctctgtttctctttttctcccataaaatgatatttatatatcatatataaacCAGATCTGGCGTTctgtttgaaaacaaaacatttcagctGTTAAATATTGCTGCACATTGCTGCTATAAACTGTTCAGATTCTTAACGTCTGATTATCTAAATATATTCAGCCATACTAACATAAAGTATCCCAGCTTCTTTACTCCATAATAACTGAATCCATCTGTTTAACTGGTGCAAACCCGTTCAGACACTTGCTCCACACACTCATTTATCTatagcaggggtgtccaaactacggcccgcgggccgcggattttctatggcccgccagccaaacagagtaaatcatacaaaatcaacaggcaattcttgtttttgtttttaactcattgtgtaacgtttgcatcatgattctctgagcagaacattatctctctgtctgcatcgtggtgcgtcacgcggtgctgcagggcttggttgttggttccgaGGGCTCCGAAGCTGCAAACAcgggttcagcacttcgacacaattcactacgagactaaacatgcttctgcagacagcctgctatcagagagcgtctgtacaagtgaagttctccaaaactacggagacCCTCTGTTACatggtaaaaaataaataacttgtggccacgaattatttataacgtgcgcactaaatattgttattattagttgtagtatagtagccctattagaattcatggacggggcgcatgggagcagcctccccgtgcagcaatgagcgtccctctctggggaatgtgccggagtactggggggctccaggaacGCAgaggagtggagcggagcgtcgaaggttgccgcttggttggtCCTCGAGACTCCACCCCTGGTGTAGAGCCAGCAGTCATTTTACCAGGAGACCGCCAATAAGAACAGCCACGAAGTGGATTCAAACACAAAACTACGAGTTTCATTATTAAACCTCATTAATAAAAGAGACGTTAGGTCTCAgcatatacagtatacagtacaTACACATACTGACCTGTTTTATGCAGGCAAAGCAGGGACAGAGACGTTAGTTGCTCCTGTGTCAGCGGCTGAAGGCGGAAGCACCGCTGCTCACCTGCCACACCCGCGTCCACCTGGGCCAACACTCCCCCTTGTGGCACAATACTGAAACTGCATGTTATTGCATACAACGTCAGAGTATATAAGACAAACATATCTGCGGCCACCCACACgttaaaacataaacacatgcgGCAATAAGTCGGTAGGTGTCTCACAGCTCCTTTCTCCCCCTCGTCAGTCAGCATGGAGATTCTGACTTTTACAGCCTCTCAAACAACTGCTTAAAGAAAGTAAACAGACGCATTTatggaagaaaacaaaagctGGAAGCTCCCTGGGTGCTGGAGAGCTCcagcactgtgactgggctggaagacatgtgTTTGAAGGGGtggctggaggtgtgtgtgtgtgtgtgtgtgtgtgcgcgcgcttttctcaccgccggtgtaaaaaaaaacaggcgaagctgatgaattcagtgcttgccgtagtcccgggagggTTAAGGTGCAGCCATGTGTGCTCAGtgggcgccctctgctggatcTTTGGACACACTGCAGTGAATGATGCTGTCTgagattttcacaataaaagcctgaaTCTTTCCTCAgaggattgttttgttttcatcgtTTGCTTCCTGGTTTCACACAATaatgaacatgtgacacaacaATCCACTGATCAGTgcagatcatcactgtcacatgtATTGATGACCTCACTGATCATTAGCTTTGATCCTGGTACAATAGTGGTGCCTTCACTTACCTCCTCATCAGCTGAGCTGCATTCAGGGTCACTCAGAGTTTCTACCATCAGCATcagctcactgtgtgtctgtctcatcATGAAGAAGGGGACGTGTCTCTGTCCTGCAGGGTAATGTCCCCAATGACTGGTTGACTCAGAGAGGACACAAGCACCAAAGACAACGTACGGTCCACAATCTAGACCCTTTAATCCACAGGATtaaacatccaaacacacagtctgaaaAAGGCACCAGGACAGACAGGGACCAGGCAACAACCAACACCTGAACACAGCAGGCAGGGTTCAAAGCAAAGACAGTCACATGGACCAAGGACCAAGTGGGCTGAAACCAAGAATCAGGAGTCCAACATACAAACAGGACGTGTTGACTGAAGACTGACTAGAGAAGGCTGCAAAGTCCGACACCCTGAGGCAGCACCCAGAGTCCGACAGAGACACATGGCTGAAGAAggcctgtatgtgtgcacaggTTGAACCGGTCAGGGGAGCAGGGGCCATCATAGAGCACAGGTGATCACAGaccaaacaggaagctgaacacatgacaaaataaaacaggaagctgaacacatgacaaaataaaacaggaagctggacactcatgacaaaataaaacaggaagaggaacacttaacaaaataaaacaggaagctgcatGTGACAAAAACGTCTTTAAAGAAGTCACACAGCAACAAGAAGCAGCGAGCACAGGTTAAACTCCTCCCACAAAGACTGACTGTCCAATCAGAGGTCAGCAGCACTCAGGTCTGAGCTcaggcgtcctgctggctgcagatGATCCTGAAAGGATGAAACCTGTTtgagtctgaacacacagcatgGATCCAGATCAGAGTCTGCAAGCTGCACACATGTCCAtcactctgtgacatcacaccgTGAGGCTCCGCCTCTCTTCATCCATCACATCCTTCAGCTCATGTTCTCTCTGATCAGAGTCAATGATCAAAGATCcatcaacaaactgatcaaactgattGATCAGCCATCAGAGGAGTCGGATCAATGGAGCTGCTTCTGGTCCTGATGTCCTCTGTTTGATCCTGGACCTGGActctgtctgtggaggagacagaagacagtaagacagagacagacagagacagagacagagacagagagacagacagacagagacagacagacagagacagagaaagagagacagacagacagagacaaacctTTGACTGTGAGCAGCACTTTTTTTCGTCTCAGCAGAACTCTTCCACTGTAAACAGCACACCAGTATCGtccactgtctctctctgtggggtgtctcagggtcagactgaggtctccagttctcagcaggtcttcattcatctttgttctgtttctgtaaacctGGTCCTGGTCTGCAGGTCGGTCAGAGCGGTTCTTATACACATGGACCTTCCTGTCTATAATGTCCCTCCACTTCACTTTAGTGTGTTCAGGCAGGTcagctgtggttttaaatggcagctggacagactccacccctgagtccacctccacctggtgGACTGAGAGACAACGAATgccaatgtcaatgtcaatgtcagttttatttatatagcacatttataagggcgtcgcccaccaaagtgcttaacattcaaatacataaaagagacaaactgcagtaaaatccaataaaacaaagatacaatctgacacataaaatccccaagagctgccaacACTCAGGCAGAGGCCGAGGTGAACAAGTGagtcttaagtagagatttaaaagtggtgaggccGTTTgcacagctagaggcagagcgctccacagagtgggagccacgactgagaaggcccggtcacctctagtttttaaaagagatcgggggacctccagagccatttgtttagcagacctaagagctctggagggccgatgtaataccaggaggtctgataaatagtccggggccagcccatgcaagcacttaacaacgaataaaagaatcttaaaatcagTTCTGTGCTTCACTggtagccagtgaagtgaggagAGCTCTGGCGTGATGTGCTCGTGCTTTTTTGTCCCGGTGAGAGccgctgcgttttggaccagctgcagatggtgaagctctgactgtccaattccaatatacagggagttacagtagtctaagccagaggttataaaagcgtggatgactttctctaagTCACTGACTAAGGTTtggctttaccttagcaataTGCCTTAGTTGAAAGAAACTAGccttgaccactgagctcacctgctgatctaatttaaaagcaccatctaCAGTCACCCCGAGATTCCTAGCAGGAGTTTGTATGTGTGGTgccagtgggccaagggagctggcaaggacctggactaggtcggggcgaccaaacaagacaacctcagttttgttttcgtttaatttcagaaagtttaggtccatccatttcttaatatcactcatgcagtttagcagcgattggagggaatctttggcagaaactcGAAGCGGCAAATACCAACATGagctgtacagacagacagacacacacagacacacacagacacacactgacctctgacattgAGCTCCACTTGTTTCTCCATCAGGATGTCTCCCTTCTTGTTGTAGacggtgcaggtgtaggtgtagttgtctccatctgtggggtgtctcagggtcagactgaggtctccagttctcagcaggtcttcattcatctttgttctgtttctgtaaacctGGTCCTGGTCTGCAGGTCGGTCAGAGCCGTTCTCATACACGTGGACTGTCCAGTTGTATTTAACCCTCCACACCACTTTAGTGTCTTCAGACAGGTcagctgtggttttaaatggcagctggacagactccacccctgagtccacctccacctggtggactgagagacaacaaagaccaacatgagctgcacagacagacacgcacacacacagacacacacacacacacacacacacacactgacctctgactttgAGCTCCACTTGTTTCTCCATCAGGATGTCTCCCTCCTTGTTGTAGacggtgcaggtgtaggtgtggttgtctccatctgtggggtgtctcagggtcagactgaggtctccagttctcagcaggtcttcattcatctttgttctgtttctgtaaacctGGTCCTGGTCTGCAGGTCGGTCAGAGCCGTTCTCATACACGTGGACTGTCCTGTAACTGTCCCTCCACTCCACTTTAGTGTCTACAGGCAGGTcagctgtggttttaaatggcagctggacagactccacccctgagtccacctccacctgggggactgagagacaacaaagaccaacatgagctgcacagacagcagcagcagcactgagcacATGTTCTGTGACTGTATGAAATATtagcagtgaaaacatgttgGACTGGTTCCAGTCTGAAATATGTCCCATTGATCCattggacagagacacagctgtcTGTGGTCCAATCAGCTTAAAGGACATTTACAGACAGAGACTAAGTCCTCCTGGTAGGTCCCTCTGGTATGAGCAGAGACTGAATGTTCcacaaacatcaacagacaGTGAAGAACAGACAGAAGTGGGAGGTTGGAGATGGGTCTGTACTTTGATCAGATGTGGGCTCAAGAGAAGGTTTTTAAGTAAAGGTCTGATCACAGCACCCTCAGAGACCTGTGGGACatgtcctgctgctggacacaagctgatctgatctgacatGGAAGCACCAAGCAGAGGAAGGATGTCCTGGATCACTCTGtcttcactctcactctcacactcaaCCTTTGGACCTCTGAATGAGTTCTGACTGAAACTGGGTCAGCTGTGATGATCATCATGACATGACATCTATCAGAGAGACAgtgctgatgacatcatctgttTGCTGACAGTTCATTGGTTCAAAGATGCGTCACATGTTGAGGGATCATATAGATCCATAAGGCCATGTTTCATAAAGAACACCTTTTGCAGCTGGACCTCCATTTCGATTGATCCTGATCAAAATCAGAAATCAATAAGTTGGATTGGAGccgtcctgtttgtctctgtggacTTTCTAATAACAGAGCTGACTGTGgatgcagctgctgaagagtgAAGGGACAAACCTCACATCTGATGACGTCTGTCAGATAAACAGAGGGAACGAGCTTCCTGAATGACAGATCATATGAATATTGATCATTATTCTGCTGCACTTTATGCACTCAAGCAGCAACaagccaacaaacacagactcagAAGAGACGGAGGCTCCACAGCTGCactgaagcaggctggcaccaTCACAGGGTGTGGCTGTGTGAAGGGTCAGAGCGCAGAACCTGTCAGAGGACAAAGTCCTGAAGGACAGCATGATGTGACGATGTGACTGTGGCTCAGCTGAACAGCTGATCAGAGACTTAACCATTTGTGGTGCTGAGCAGTGATAATGTGCTCAGATTACCTGCCTTTGTTtgacaaagatacaatcatgaaacataaaatccccaagagctgccaatactcaggcagAGGCCGAGGTGAACAAGTGagtcttaagtagagatttaaaagtggtgaggccGTTTgcacagctagaggcagagcgctccacagagtgggagccacgactgagaaggcccggtcacctctagtttttaaaagagatcgggggacctccagagccatttggttagcagacctaagagctctggagggccgatgtAATACCAGGAGGTCTGATAAATAGTCCGGGGCCAGCCCATGCAAACACTTAACAAcgaataaaagaatcttaaaatcagTTCTGTGCTTCACTGTCCCAATTCTAGActgggaggacagatggtttgaaagaaagaagaagaagaagaagaaagagtttGAAAGCTTAAGATCTGGGATTAATGAATAAACTGTAGTGGTGGACTGCtgcccctcctcctcagcctgtgtCTCCATTAATATGATCATTCATATGAGTAGATCTCACCTGGAATGCACACAAACCAGTCTGACTGAGACACACCTTcatcaggaaacacacacagagacacacagacacacacaaactgacccCCTCTGACATCAAGTATCACTTGATTCTTCATCAGGATGTCTCCCTCCTTGTTGTAGacggtgcaggtgtaggtgtTGTTGTCTCCACCTGTGgggtgtctcagggtcagactgaggtctccagttCTCAGCGggtttttcttcatctttgttctgtttctgtaatcCTGGTGCTGGTCTGCAGGTCGGTCAGAGCCGTTCTCATACACGTGGACCTTCCTGTTGTCTCCGTCTGTCCACTCCACTTTAGCGTCTACAGGCAGGTGAGCTGTGGTTTTGCAGGGCAGCTGGACAGACTTCACCCCAGATTCCACCTCCACCTTGTAgactgagagacaacaaagaccaacatgagCTGTACATGTCCTGATGTGTGTGGACAATGATGTGAACTGAGACATCCTGTCCCTGATTCATGGACGTAATGAGacacattatgtgtgtgtgtgtgtgtgtgtgtgtgtcagtgtaacagTTAATCTGATTCAGTCTCTTATTAATAATCAATACAAAGATCATAATCAGTCCAGTCTGCTGTCTCATCATTCTGCTGTGAGGCTCTGAtacggtggccctgaaggtcaaaacacagACATTCAGGAAACAGAAAGAGTAGGGACAACATGTCTTGGTCCTTATTGGACAGAACCCGGTAGTACTTCCTGTTTCTACTCGGCTGTGTCCTGCACCAGGTTCAGGGGGTTTTCACACTTGGTCCCTTTCAGCCCTGTAACTGAAACAGCACCTCACCGTTTAGGTCTTACTGATTTGTCACACATCAGTCTTTCCTCAATGTGGACAGTAGCTGCAtgctttctgttctgtttgtgtcaaagCACATCACAGGGTTTACAATTCTGCGTAGCTGACCACTCACAGCGTCTTGACTGGCAGCaaaacaaccaatcacatcatCTTATTTTAGCATGTTCCATCCAATCAGGATCAAGACGGGTTGTCCCTACCCTTTTAgaaatgctgttgtgttttctgcatgATGACTGAAACCTTCAGCTGTGTCTCACAGCTAGAAGAGGGTGTGACTTGAGTTGGGGGAGGCTGCTGCAGGTATAACTGTGACATGTTCCCCATGTTCAgggtctttcattcattctgactgctagagtgtttttgattgaccttctttgcaaagaataaatccttgtcggccggcagaagtctctatttcattttACACCAGAGCAGAAGAGTTGCCACAACAAGGCAATCAGTGATACCTGAGAGATGCTGGTCAGAGGGAAGTGGGACAGTTTTTTGACTGCAAAGACAGACTGTAGAAagcgattttttttttctcctggaaAGTTTGTAATTTaagttaataaacattcaagcaCAATTCTGGATCGCCAgttgccttttgtttttgtattattgACCGGCGCAGATGCGGCTCTCATCCAGAGCCGCAAcagctgtctttcttttctcttgtttGTTCACCTGTAACCTGTCTGCAGCTTGCCTCTGACTCTGTATTGTAGAGTCATAAGTTTTACCACCTGAAATGTccagatctgattggctgacatcACGTGGGATGGACAAACTTGTATGCAattggtctgtgtgtttcctcgtGCACTAAGCTGCTACCATAAAGACAacgaaagctgcagctgttacaataGAAGCTCCCCTCAGGATTTAAAGAATAACCTGCTGTTTGGACTGTAAGGTCGGGTCCGTATGGGACGGCTTCTGGGTCCACCCGTTAGTGACCTCTGCGTTAAAGGCTCCCTGAGATGAGGACAAATGTGTCCCTCTTTCTCCTGGTAATAAAGGACACAGTAATGGACAGAGGACGTCCACTAGGAGCTGAGACAAGGATGAGTTCATGTGGACTTTAAAACTGGAGGTCCTGGTCCTGTCCATGTGAGCTCACTGGGCTGAGCTGATGCAGTCCACCATTATTTCTGCAGTGATGGAGGTTCTTAAAGAACAGTGGGTgttacagaggaggaggaccagAGAGGACTACAGTCCACTGCTTTGTGTCTTCAGGAGGACACTAACGTGGGTTTGGTTGCCGTCTCGTCTTGAGGACACAATTAAAACTCTGAAGCTGATTCTGCTGCTCGGATTTTTGACTCTTCGTCTAGTTTTTACAGCAAAGCAGCAGGTGGAGTCCAGCACATGTTAGCCCGCTGCATTATGGGTAGTGTGGGATGAAAGGGACTCACCTGACATGAAATAGTGCCGGAAATGAAACAAGAGACCCCCAGAGAcagccaggaccaggaccaggaggaccaggaggacTATGGCCCAGGTTGGAAATCTTTCTGTGGAGGAACACAAAGAAcaacatgacctctgacctctgacctggatCTACAGCAGGTGTTGTGGTGtgttgctgacctttgacctgcagctgTACGTCAGTTATTTTCAACTCATCTGTTGGCACTCTGACGGTGCAGGTGTAGCTGCCGCTGTCAGACAGTTGGAGGTTGGTCAGGTTCAGGGTCAGGTCTCCAGAATCCAGAGCGTCAGCGATCATGGACGTTCGTCCTCTGTAAGCCTGGTTCTGCTCCGTCAGCTCGTCTCCTTCCAGCTGACGCTGGTGGACGGTTGAAGGACGGAGGTCTTCACGGCTCCACACCACTGTGGGGTTGTCCAGGTCAAAAGTGTAAAAGTCACAGGGCAGCAGGACAGAGTCCCCCTCATACAGCTCCACAGCTGAGACATGCTGGGaccctgtgaggacacagagacagagagacggtcCATCTGAGCAGCTGACCTGACCTGAGCTTGAATTATTGATTGAATGTCCATAATTAATCAATCCAAGACCCATGAACTGATCACATCAATGCAGAGGATAACAACATGGTTCAATGGGGAGGACagcagggacaacaatctggccttcttggactgcacagtccacactgaggaggacag
Protein-coding sequences here:
- the LOC114445184 gene encoding myelin-oligodendrocyte glycoprotein-like produces the protein MKVLVLCVILLQGSQHVSAVELYEGDSVLLPCDFYTFDLDNPTVVWSREDLRPSTVHQRQLEGDELTEQNQAYRGRTSMIADALDSGDLTLNLTNLQLSDSGSYTCTVRVPTDELKITDVQLQVKERFPTWAIVLLVLLVLVLAVSGGLLFHFRHYFMSVYKVEVESGVKSVQLPCKTTAHLPVDAKVEWTDGDNRKVHVYENGSDRPADQHQDYRNRTKMKKNPLRTGDLSLTLRHPTGGDNNTYTCTVYNKEGDILMKNQVILDVRGGEIYSYE